Below is a genomic region from Terriglobales bacterium.
TTAAGCTTGGAAGCTTTCTTGTCTGCTTGTCAGTCGTATCGACATTCATCAGCGGCTGCGGAACCGCGGGCGCCAATGTCGGACAGTCCACGATTGCTCCGCAAACCTGGACCATTTCGGGAACGCTGGCGCCGGCCTCGAGCACGGCAGGAGCCGCCGTCGCCCTCAGCGGCAGCGCCAGCGCCAGCGTGACTGCGGACGCAAATGGCAACTACAGCATTACCAATATTTCCGACGGAACTTACACAGTCACACCGACGAAAAGTGGGATCACCTTTTCGCCCGTCAGCCAGACCGTAACCATTAACGGCGCATCGCAAACCGCAGTGAACTTCAGTGCATCGGGTGGCGCAGGACCCACTCTGCAATCGATCACCATCAATGCCGGCGGCACATCGATCGCAAAAGGCACCACCGCTCAATTTAGTGCCACGGGTACCTTCACCGACGGCAGTACGCAGAACCTGACGAATTCGGTGACGTGGAGCTCTTCGAGCGCGGCTATCGCGGCCATCAGCGCAAGCGGATTGGCGAGCGGCCTCTCCACGGGAAGCAGTGCGATCAGCGCGACCCAAAACGGGATTACGTCTAATGCGATCACACTGACCGTCACCGCCGCCACATTGCGCTCGATTACGATTAACGGTGCCGGCGCGTCGATCGCGAAGGGCACCACTGATCAGTTCACAGCCACGGGAACATTCACAGACGGCAGCACGCAAAACATCAGCAACTCAGTCATATGGACTTCATCAAGCACGAGCGTGGCCACCATCGATTCGAGCGGGCTTGCGACTGGCAAAGGCGTGGGCTCAACCAACGTCACAGCCTCTCAGAGTGGGATAACCTCCAACGCTCTCGCGCTGAGCGTAACTGCGGCTACGCTGCAATCCATTACGATCTCGGCGGCTAAGACTTCGATTGCGAAAGGAACAACCGACCAGTTCACGGCGACGGGTACCTTCAGCGACGGCAGCTCACAGACCCTTACGAGTTCCGTGGCTTGGTCATCATCGAATTCTTCCGTGGCGACGGTAAACGCTTCCGGCCTAGCCACCGCAGCAGGAACGGGGACAACGAATATCAGCGCTACACAAAGCGGAGTCACCTCGAATTCCGTCGCGCTGAGCGTAACCGCCGCGGTTCTGCAATCCATCGCGATCAATGCTCCGAAGACTTCAATCGCAAAAGGCAGCACCGATCAATTCACCGCAACTGGCACCTTCACCGACGGCAGCACGCAGAACCTCACGACTTCTGTTACTTGGAGTTCTTCGAACACAGCGGTGGCTACAATCAGCGTCGGCGGTCTGGCAGCCGGAAACTCTGTAGGATCTACGAATGTCTCCGCCAGCCAGGGCGGCATAACCTCAAACGCAGTCGCGCTAACCGTGACCGCGGCAGTGTTGCAGTCGATCGCAATCAGCGCCGGAAGCTCCTCCATTGCCGACGGCACGACCGAGCAGTTCACTGCAACTGGAACATTTACCGACGGCAGCACGCAGAACTTGACCACTTCCGTCACATGGACTTCGTCGAATACCGCCGTCGCGACAATCACGACCGCAGGACTGGCAACTGCTCTCATCGGTGGAACAACGAACGTGAACGCGACGCAAAGTGGGGTGGTGTCGAATACGTTTGTACTCACTGTCACTTCGGCAACGCTGCAGTCGATTTCTGTGAACGCTGCATCAGGTTCGCTGAACATCGGCTCCAGCCAGCAGTACACCGCGACGGGGACGTTCAGCGACGGGAGCACACAGACTTTGACGAACTCGGTTGCCTGGAGCTCATCGAGTACGACTGTGGCTACGATCAGCGGAACAGGCTTGGCAACGGGCGTTGCAGTCGGTCAGGCAACGATAACGGCAACTCAGTCCGGCATTGGCGGGTCGCAACAGCTATCTGTCACTGCAACCATATCCGGAACGCTTACCGCATCAGGGAGCGCTGCCACAGTCACACTGAGTGGCGCAGCGTCCTCCAGCACCACTGCTAACAGCAATGGAAATTACAGCTTTGGTGGACTGGCGAATGGCACCTACACGGTTACTCCAAGCAAGGCAGGTGTGACGTTCAATCCTGCCAGCCAGACGATCACGATCAACGGAAGCTCCAGCACAGGCGTGAACTTCGGCATCGCGCAAGGACAATTGACGCCATCACCTACATCGATCCCGTTCGGCAGCGTTGCGGTGGGCAGTACCGGATCACAATCCCTGACCATTCAGAACACCGGTACGGCAAGTGCGACGATCTCCCAGATCAACATTACTGGATCGGCATTTGGCGTTACAGGTGTCACGCTTCCAATCACGTTGTCAGTAGGCCAGAGCGTTACCTACACTGCGCAGTTCACCCCGAGTTCCGGCAGTTCAGTTTCGGGAAGCATTTCGGTAGTCAGCAACGCTGCCAACACTCCGCTGAGTATTGGATTAACCGGAACCGGCGTAGCGCAGTTAACGATATCGCCGAGTTCGCTGTCGTTCGGTAGCCTGCTTGCAGGAACATCCACCAGCTTGCCGGCGACACTGGGGGCACAAGGCGGCAATGTGACTGTCTCGTCAGC
It encodes:
- a CDS encoding Ig-like domain-containing protein translates to MSERLFKLGSFLVCLSVVSTFISGCGTAGANVGQSTIAPQTWTISGTLAPASSTAGAAVALSGSASASVTADANGNYSITNISDGTYTVTPTKSGITFSPVSQTVTINGASQTAVNFSASGGAGPTLQSITINAGGTSIAKGTTAQFSATGTFTDGSTQNLTNSVTWSSSSAAIAAISASGLASGLSTGSSAISATQNGITSNAITLTVTAATLRSITINGAGASIAKGTTDQFTATGTFTDGSTQNISNSVIWTSSSTSVATIDSSGLATGKGVGSTNVTASQSGITSNALALSVTAATLQSITISAAKTSIAKGTTDQFTATGTFSDGSSQTLTSSVAWSSSNSSVATVNASGLATAAGTGTTNISATQSGVTSNSVALSVTAAVLQSIAINAPKTSIAKGSTDQFTATGTFTDGSTQNLTTSVTWSSSNTAVATISVGGLAAGNSVGSTNVSASQGGITSNAVALTVTAAVLQSIAISAGSSSIADGTTEQFTATGTFTDGSTQNLTTSVTWTSSNTAVATITTAGLATALIGGTTNVNATQSGVVSNTFVLTVTSATLQSISVNAASGSLNIGSSQQYTATGTFSDGSTQTLTNSVAWSSSSTTVATISGTGLATGVAVGQATITATQSGIGGSQQLSVTATISGTLTASGSAATVTLSGAASSSTTANSNGNYSFGGLANGTYTVTPSKAGVTFNPASQTITINGSSSTGVNFGIAQGQLTPSPTSIPFGSVAVGSTGSQSLTIQNTGTASATISQINITGSAFGVTGVTLPITLSVGQSVTYTAQFTPSSGSSVSGSISVVSNAANTPLSIGLTGTGVAQLTISPSSLSFGSLLAGTSTSLPATLGAQGGNVTVSSATVSGGSYSLSGITLPLTISAGQTASFSVTFTPKAAGSLPGSIAFVSNSTTSPTSISLSGTGTAPQHSVSLSWVASTSTVSGYRVYRGTQSGGPYALISSGLVAVLTYTDSTVQAGTTYFYVVTAVDSGGNESSFSNEVQAVVPTP